The following proteins come from a genomic window of Ammospiza nelsoni isolate bAmmNel1 chromosome 6, bAmmNel1.pri, whole genome shotgun sequence:
- the LIN7C gene encoding protein lin-7 homolog C, which yields MAALGEPVRLERDICRAIELLEKLQRSGEVPPQKLQALQRVLQSEFCNAVREVYEHVYETVDISSSPEVRANATAKATVAAFAASEGHSHPRVVELPKTEEGLGFNIMGGKEQNSPIYISRIIPGGIADRHGGLKRGDQLLSVNGVSVEGEHHEKAVELLKAAQGKVKLVVRYTPKVLEEMESRFEKMRSAKRRQQN from the exons ATGGCGGCGCTGGGCGAGCCGGTGCGGCTGGAGCGAG acATCTGCAGAGCAATTGAATTGCTGGAAAAGTTACAGAGAAGTGGAGAAGTGCCACCACAAAAGCTACAGGCATTGCAAAGGGTTCTGCAGAGTGAATTCTGTAATGCTGTCAGAGAG GTGTATGAACATGTGTATGAAACTGTGGATATCAGCAGTAGCCCCGAAGTCAGAGCTAATGCAACAGCAAAG GCCACAGTAGCTGCATTTGCTGCTAGTGAAGGTCATTCCCATCCCAGAGTGGTTGAACTACCCAAAACAGAAGAAGGCCTTGGCTTCAACATTATGGGAGGCAAAGAACAAAACTCTCCAATTTATATCTCTCGCATTATCCCTGGAGGCATAGCTGACAGACATGGAGGCCTGAAGCGTGGAGACCAGCTGCTCTCTGTCAACGGAGTG AGCGTGGAAGGGGAGCACCATGAGAAGGCAGTGGAACTGCTGAAGGCAGCTCAGGGCAAGGTGAAGTTGGTTGTGCGATACACACCAAAAGTCCTGGAAGAAATGGAGTCGAGGTTTGAAAAGATGAGATCAGCAAAACGAAGGCAGCAAAATTAA